In Pseudorca crassidens isolate mPseCra1 chromosome 16, mPseCra1.hap1, whole genome shotgun sequence, one DNA window encodes the following:
- the PNLIPRP1 gene encoding inactive pancreatic lipase-related protein 1, translating to MVSIWTLTLFLLGAAKGKEVCYDSIGCFSDSEPWAGTAIRPLKVLPWSPEDIGTRFLLYTNENPNNFQILIPSDPSTIEASNFQTDRKTRFIIHGFIGKGDESWLVDMCKNMFKVEKVNCICVDWKRGSQTTYTQAANNARVVGAQVAQMLAMLKSSYSYLPSQVHLIGHSLGAHVAGEAGRKTPGLGRITGLDPVEASFEGTPEEVRLDPSDADFVDVIHTDAAPLIPFMGFGTKQLVGHLDFFPNGGEEMPGCKKNALSQIVDIDGIWAGTRDFVACNHLRSYKYYSESILNPDGFAAYPCASYKDFESNKCFPCPDEGCPQMGHYADRFAGKTREEQQKFFLNTGDSSKFARWRYGVSITLSGRRAIGQIKVALFGNKGNTHQYNVFKGIITPGSTHSNEFDADIDVGTIEKVKFLWNNNVVNPTLPKVGAAKITVQKGEDKTEYSFCSEETVREDVLLSLMPC from the exons ATGGTGAGCATCTGGACACTCACTCTTTTCCTGCTGGGAGCAGCCAAAG GAAAGGAAGTTTGCTATGATTCCATTGGGTGCTTCTCTGActctgagccctgggctgggaccgCCATCAGGCCCCTGAAAGTTCTCCCCTGGAGCCCTGAGGACATCGGGACTCGCTTCCTGCTCTACACCAACGAGAACCCAAACAACTTTCAA ATTCTTATTCCCTCTGATCCATCAACGATTGAGGCATCCAATTTCCAAACAGACAGGAAGACCCGGTTCATCATCCACGGCTTCATAGGCAAGGGAGATGAGAGCTGGCTGGTGGACATGTGCAAG AACATGTTCAAGGTGGAGAAGGTGAACTGCATCTGCGTGGACTGGAAAAGAGGCTCCCAGACCACCTACACGCAGGCTGCCAACAACGCGCGTGTGGTGGGCGCCCAGGTGGCCCAGATGCTGGCCATGCTCAAG TCGAGCTACAGTTACTTACCTTCCCAAGTCCACCTCATCGGCCACAGCCTGGGGGCCCACGTggcaggagaggcagggagaaagACTCCAGGCCTGGGCAGGATTACAG GGTTGGATCCTGTAGAAGCAAGTTTCGAGGGTACTCCTGAAGAGGTCCGACTCGATCCCTCCGACGCTGACTTTGTTGATGTGATCCACACGGATGCAGCTCCCCTGATCCCATTCATGG GCTTTGGAACGAAACAACTGGTGGGTCACCTTGATTTCTTCCCAAACGGAGGAGAGGAAATGCCCGGATGCAAGAAGAATGCCCTGTCACAGATCGTGGACATAGACGGCATCTGGGCAG GAACCCGGGACTTTGTGGCTTGCAATCACCTGAGAAGCTACAAGTATTACTCGGAGAGCATCCTCAATCCCGATGGGTTCGCTGCGTACCCCTGCGCTTCCTACAAGGACTTTGAGTCT AACAAGTGCTTCCCCTGTCCAGATGAAGGGTGCCCGCAGATGGGCCACTATGCTGATAGATTTGCTGGCAAGACACGTGAGGAGCAGCAGAAATTCTTCCTGAACACGGGAGATTCCAGCAAATTTGCTC GCTGGAGATACGGAGTTTCTATAACACTGTCTGGAAGAAGAGCCATTGGTCAAATCAAAGTCGCTTTGTTTGGAAATAAGGGAAACACTCACCAGTACAATGTCTTCAA GGGGATTATCACACCAGGCTCCACCCACTCCAATGAGTTTGACGCGGATATTGACGTCGGAACAATTGAGAAAGTCAAGTTTCTTTGGAACAACAACGTGGTAAACCCAACCCTCCCCAAAGTGGGGGCAGCCAAGATCACCGTGCAGAAGGGAGAGGACAAGACGGA ATACAGTTTCTGTAGCGAAGAAACCGTGAGAGAAGACGTCTTGCTCAGTCTCATGCCCTGTTAA